TATGTCTATAAACATTTTTTGTCTCTATAGGCTTATGTTTGGGCCGGTGTCAGCTCAGCGGTTCAGCTCCAATGAATATGTTCACCGATTACTAGTTACTTAATTTTTTTTCCGCTGTTTAACTATTTTCGATTTTGCAATTAAGCGATGGTTACCGATCGGAGCCAATATGATAAAAGTCAATTAAAACAAAACTGGATTTAACAAAAGAAGGCTTAACCAGGCCCATCAACAGGCCATGGTATAATTTTGAAACCCCCGCCTAACAAATTTGGTGTCCGCGGTCACAACAAATCCGATACCCAAACACACCTCTTCTCTCTTTCTCTCTCGCCGGGTGTTTACTTTTTCTCGGAAAAAAATATCTTTTGTTGTCTCTCTCTCTCAGGAAAATGAAATCTCTCGGTCGCCAGTCTTACAGCCGGAAGGAGAAATCTCTCGGGGTTCTAGTCTCCAAGTACACTCTCTATCTCTACCTCTTTAGCACTTGCGATTCTCCAGATTCTTAGTTTGATTTATTTTTCAACTTGATTCAGTTTCTTGCGACTGTATAACCGAGACGATGTTGATCTGATTGGCCTCGACGATGCTGCCGGGAAACTAGGTTACTCTTCCCCTCACTAACTTTGTGTTTGCTTAAAAGCTCGATGCTCTCGCCTCGCTTTTGTTGAAATCTGAAATTGCAGGAGTTGAACGACGTCGTATATACGATGTGGTTAATATATTAGAGAGCATTGGGGTAAGATTTTGATGTTTGTTCGTGTCGCTATCTGGTCGATTTGAGCTTTAATTTGTTTTTTTTTGTTTGTGTTTTACGCAGCTTGTAGCGAGAAGAGGGAAGAATCAGTACTCGTGGAGAGGTTTTGGACAAGTTCCTCCTGTTCTAAGTCTACTAAAAGTACTTAACCAATCATCTATATGCTTTTTTTTCTGCTCACCTTCAGTGCTGAAGGGTTTTGGTTTTTGTCTCTATTGTTTACAGGAAGAAGGAATGCGAGAGAAGTTTGGGATCATCCCATGTGTGACTAACTCAGAGATGGTCAGTTAATATTCAGATTCTCTTTACTGTTTAGAATCTTGTGGGTTTTGTTACCTTAGAGTTTCAAGCTTATCCAATTCGATTTTTGAATAGGTGTTGTATGACCAAGTAAGAGAAGAGCCTTTGAAGTTAAGTCCTGATGATCAAGAAAACTCGCCATCCCCAAAACTTGGTAATTGTCATATGCTTTTAGCATCATTCGTTAACGAAGGACTGAGTATTTCTCTACGCATTTTCAGCTGAAAATTTGCATTTGAATCTAGAATCTGATAAGAATGAAAACAAGACCTTGGTGAATGATAAGAATGCTCTGTTCAATAAAGTCTTACAGGATAAGGTTTGTGTTGGTGCTAACAGCTGGAAGCTAACATTTTTTGGTTTTATTTTCAGACAGCAAGAAGGAGAAGTCTCTTTGGGTTCTTGCACAGAACTTTGTGAAGCTTTTTCTATGCTCTGATGTAAGTGAATGAGCAAATTATTACATCTCTGTAAACGGACTTGACCCGTTTCCATTTAATTGACACTTCTCTTGTTACTTCCATCACGTCAGGATGATATGATCACACTTGATGGCGCTACAAAAGCATTGCTGAATGTATCTCAGGATCCCATGAATATGAGAAGTAACCCTATCTCATTCCTCTTAAATCTTTTCTCATCTCGGATTATCACATACAGAAGCAATAACACAAACCCCATTTCTGTAAACTCTCTGCAGCTAAAGTTAGACGTCTTTACGACATTGCAAATGTGTTTTCCTCAATGAATCTAATCGAGAAGGTACATTACTATATGATCTTGTTCTAATACAATATGCTGAATATTGGATATTCATCTCTCATCATCTTGTTTTTGTATTCGTTTTCATACAGACTCATATCCCAGAGACTAAGAAACCGGCATATAGGTGGCTAGGAGCCAAAGCCATATCAGAAGCCAGATTCCTTGCTGCTCCTGCAAGCCTATGCGTTCGCATTGAGCCTAGAAAGCGAGCATTCGGGACCGAGATCACAAACTTTACCACAAAGAGAGCCAAAACTGATTGCTCTATAGACCGCAAGCATTACGAAAGTCAAAACACATGCAGTGTAATCAAGCAAGAACAATGTGATTCCAAATCAGCCGTGAAGAGACCATTATCTCCCGCAGATACTTCTAAGAAGACTAATGCAGGAAACAGCAATAACCAGAGTATTGATGTTCTTGAGAACCTTTCTTCTGCACACACACTACAATATTGCAATCATGGTAAGAAAAAAAACACAACTCTCTTCTCCATTTGTACTTATAGTTTTGGTTCCTATGAGAGTCTTGAGTTTGTGCCTTGCGCGTATACGTCTTCCTTACATTTTGTCAACTTACAAGTCAAAGTTTATTTCATGAACAGAGTTAACTGGTCTTCTTGGGCATTACACAGAGACATGGAGGACATGGCATGCAGAGTTTGGTCGGAAATGACTTCACCAGGTAGATTTTTCTTGCAGCGTTACTACAATTATCCGATGGATGCCAAAAATGCTGCTGTTTTTTTAGCTTACAACAGAGAACATTACTCGCAGATCAGCAGAGCCTTATCTTGTGATACTTTGTAGAAGAAGATAAAAACAATTAAAAGTTTTGCAGCGTTTCTTATCGTTCCAAATCGATACCAATAGTACCCGTTTAGTATGAATGCTCAAATTTAAAACGATTTCAAGTTTGCATCAATTAAAAAACATTTGTAAGCTGAAACAAAATTTGAAAATATACACTAAGTGTTATTAGTTTATATATTTTGATTGATTTAAAAATTCATATAGTATTTACAAATCCAAGTAATCGGATTTGAGTCTTTATATTTTCAACAAAGAAATATGTACAAATCTATTCAAATCCATTATAAAATCAAATCTATTAGTAAATTTCTATGATTTAATAACACAAAACCAATAATACTTGATTTCATTTCAATACATATTTTTAAAATCATAGAACTAATAACAATTATATTTATGTTAGATTTTCAAATCCTTTAAAATACACCGACCACTAACCACACTGATTTAGACGGTAGTTTGCTATGGTTAGATTTTTATTATAGTTAATAAAAATATTTCTGAGGTTTAAATGATTAGTGGGGCTCACATAAATAAACGAACGAAGGAAGAATTTTCATGGAACAAAAAATAAATAAATCATAATTATCAAAAATATGTATCTGAATATATTTAAGTAAAAAAATTAAACAAAAAGATTCTTCCATAGCCAACGCACATCACGCAGCCACAGACGGAGAGAGAGAGCTCGAGACGCTAAACTTAATGGCGGCCACGTCAGCTCGAGCCTTCATGCTCTCTCGCGTAACGGACCTTTCACGGAAGAAGCTCATCCTCCACCAACCGCCACCGTCGTCTCCTCGCCGATTTCCTAACCGTGCGGTGTCTTCCGCCGTCATCAGCTGTCTCAGCGGAGGCGGAGTCTCCTCCGACGATTCGTACGTATCCACTCGCCGGTCGAAGCTTGACCGAGGCTTCGCTGTGATCGCGAATCTGGTGAACCGGATCCAGCCGCTTGATACGTCCGTTATCTCCAAAAGCTTATCCGATTCGGCTAAGGATTCGATGAAGGAGACGATTTCGTCTATGCTCGGACTCCTTCCTTCCGATCAGTTCTCCGTTTCCGTTACCATCTCGGAGCAGCCTCTGTATCGCCTCCTTATCTCTTCCATCATCACAGGGTAAACCATCAGGAACTAATGTTCTAGAAATCGGTATAGACGGCCACTAAGATTCTGATGAAAACGGCAAATCAATCATAGACGAAATGATTTTTCTAAAACAATCTGTCTGGGCAGCTCCAGCTCTAATCATAATTACCGTCTAGCAATTTCTTGAACATTGATCCAACTTTGATCTCTCTACTGTGAATTTTCTAAAACAATTAGTCTTAGTCAGCTCTGACTCTAATCCTAATTACCGTCTAGCGATTTATTGAACATTGATCCGGAGTTTGATCTCTCTGCTGTGAATTTTCTAAAACAATCAGTCTAGTCAGCTCCGGCTCTAATCATAATTACCATCTACCTATTTCTTGAATAATGATCCGGATTTTGATCTCTCTACTATGAATTTTCTAAAACAATCAGTATAGGCAGCTCCAGCTCTAATCATAATTACCGTCTAGCGATTTCTTGAATATTGATCTGGATTTTGATCTCTCTACTATGAATTTTCTAAAACACTCTGTCTAGGCAGCTCTGGATGTAATCCTAATTACCGTGTAGCGATTTCTTGAACATTGATCCGGACTTTGATCTCTCTACTATGAATTTTCTAAAACAATCTGTTTAGGCAGCTCCTCTAGCGATTTCTTCAACATTTTGATCCGGACTTTGATCTCTATACTGTGAATTTTCTAAAATAATCAGTCTAGGCAGCTCCGGCTCTAATCCTAATTACGGTCTAGCTATTTCTTGAACATTGATCTGGACTTTGATCTCTCTACTATGAATTTTCTAAAATAATCAGTCTAGGCAGCTCCGGCTCTAATCCTAATTACGGTCTAGCTATTTCTTGAACATTGATCTGGACTTTGATCTCTCTACTATGAATTTTCTAAAATAATCAGTCTAGGCAGCTCCGGCTCTAATCCTAATTACCGTCTAGCGATTTCTTCAACATTTTGATCCGGACTTTGATCTCTTTACTGTGAATTTTTAGCGGTTTGATTCATCTGTTTGGTGTTGTGGTTTTAGGTATACGTTGTGGAATGCGGAGTATCGTGTATCGCTGACTAGGAACTACGATATACTGACTGATCCTAGAAAAGAGGATGATCAATCTTCGAAAGACGATGTGAAATTTGGATCAGAGAAGGGAGTGAGCGAGGGTTTAGAGGACTGTGCTGGGGAATTAGAGAGAATGAGTCCTCCTCAGGTGTTCGGAGACTTGTCACCTGAAGCGTTGAGTTATATTCAGGAGTTGCAATCTGAGTTAACTAGCATCAAAGAGGTAATACTCAAAACGTCTTGTGCTGTTCTTGTGTGTAACTCACTGTGAAGCTCTTTGTTCATGTGTGCATTCTCAGTATCATTGCCTATATGAAAGAATAATTTATGTATGCTTGTTTTATTCCAGGAGCTAGATTTGCAAAAGAAGAAAGCTTTACAGATAGAATGCGAGAAAGGGAGCAAGAATGATTTGTTGGAGTATCTCCGCTCCTTGGATTCCGAGATGGTACGAAACGTTTATATTTCCCTTTGATTTCTTATTCACAGTCTGCTGACGAGAACCGTATTTACAGGTGGCTGAGTTATCTCAACTATCTTCACCAGAAGTTGAAGAGATCGTGAGCCAGCTTGTCCAAAACGTGATGGAGAGGATCTTCGAGGACCAGACTACTTCAGCTTTGATGCAGGGCTCAGTCATAAGGACTACTACAGAAGGTGGTGGTGGTGATGGAGCTGGTAGAACAGTAGACGCTTCCAGGGATTACCTGGCAAAGCTCCTTTTCTGGTAACTCTTTATTGAATCTTTATCCATGAATAATCGTAACAGAGTTTGTTAGTCTTATCGATGATTCGTTTCATTTCAGGTGCATGCTACTGGGACATCATTTAAGAGGTCTGGAGAATAGATTACATCTTAGCTGTGTTGTTGGGTTGCTGTAAAATCAAAAGACTCGGAAAAAAAGGAGACAAAAGGAAAACATCAATGTATATTCTTCTCCTCCATTTTGATTTCTTTAATCTAATAAGCGTTAAGTTATTAATCAATCAATCAATGGCCCTGCAATTTCTCTCTCTTTGAGTTATTCCAGTTAGGTTTAAATGTTCAGATAGTGTTAAGCTAAACAAAGTTTATGAACATAGCAAATAAGGATCACTAGAAGTAGAAAGTCGTTGATAGAGTAGTTATTGCTTTCATTGGGAACTTAGACCTGTTGGAGGTAATTCATATAGTATATGGTTATGCAATGCTTCTTCATTTTTTTGTGTGTTTAGACATATAATGCATCTTCTTTATGATGTTGACAGCTTAAATAGATTCTCGATCTTCTTCGATTAGATTCTCGATTCTCGATCATATGGATCTTAGTGCTATTTGTGTATCTTGGTTATAATTATATTCATTAATCTGATTTTGTCAAATTGACCTGTTGTAAAGTAGGTGGTTAATCTAATCAAATTTCTCACGTGTACTAACTTCACCAACCCCATCCTGATAGTTACATAAGGGTGTTCAGACTTCTTTTTCTTTTACACTTCACAAAAGAATAGTAATTAACCAAATATAAACTCAGTTTAACACGCATCGTTGTGATACGTTTTTAGTTAAAATTTGATTAGTTTTGGTTTTTTTTTGTTAACTCATGAATGGCCGGCCACTGGAGTATGATATGATTCTGCGGAATAAATATGTTTGGTATATTTTATAAATTAGGTAGAAGAACTTAAGAAGAGAAACATTCTTATGGACACACGAAAACAACCGAAAAAGCAGCAGTAGTTAAGTAACTTTTAGTATGTCACACAAGAAGCATTGGTCTCTTCTTCTGTTTTAGCATTTCACCACTTCAAATAAACGAATTATAAACCTAACTTCACCGGTAACTAAAAACATGGGACTCCACCCTGTCTCAGAGGCCAACGATTCAAGCCCCTTCGGCTCTCTCTCCGCCGCCGAATTCTACTCCCGCCATTCCGTCGCCCACTCCTCCGCCTACATCACCAACCCAACCGGGCTCAAACTCTTCACCCAATGGTGGACCCCTCTCCACCGTCCACCACTAGGCCTCATCGCCGTCGTCCACGGCTTCACCGGCGAGTCCAGCTGGTTCCTCCAACTAACCTCCGTCCTCTTCGCCAAATCAGGGTTCCTCACATGCGCCATCGACCACCAAGGCCACGGCCTCTCAGACGGGCTAACCGCTCACATCCCAAACATCAACCTCATCGTCGACGACTGCATCTCATTCTTCGACGACTTCCGTAGCCGTCACTCCTCCTCACTACCTTCCTTCCTCTACTCCGAGTCCCTCGGCGGCGCGATCGCTCTCTACATCACCCTCCGCCAGAAATCGCAATGGAACGGTCTCATCCTCAGCGGCGCCATGTGCTCCATCAGCCACAAGTTCAAACCCCCGTGGCCGTTACAACACCTCTTAACCCTCGCCGCTACCCTCATCCCCACCTGGCGCGTCGTGCCAACTCGCGGCACCATCGCTGGAGTCTCTTTCAAGGAGCCCTGGAAACGGAAGCTAGCCTTCGCTAACCCTAACAGAACAGTCGGTAAACCACGCGCCGCCACGGCCTACGAGCTAGTAAGAGTCTGCGAGGATCTTCAAAGCAGGTTCGAAGAAGTTGAAGTTCCGTTGATGATAGTACACGGAGGAGACGACGTCGTTTGCGATCCTTCCTCGGTCGAGGAGCTTTACATGAGATGTAAGAGTAGAGACAAGACGAAAAAGATCTACCCAGGGATGTGGCATCAGCTTATTGGTGAGTCTGAGGAGAACGTCGACTTAGTGTTCGGTGATGTTTTAAAATGGATCACGAACCGGTCTCAAAACGACGCCGTTAACAACGGTAGCAAAGCTTAATAAACGTTTTAGCTTTCATATATATAAATAAAACGCTCCGAGAACGTTGTATTCAGAGATCCTCGAGAATAGGTCAAACTATGTTCCGTGACTCTCAAGAAACATTGTTAACAATAGAAAAAAATGAGAAAGTAGATAATTTTTATTAAGTTTAATTTGTTGAAGGAAAAAAAAAAATGAAAGATATAATGAAGGAAGTGGAAGGGAAAGTGAAATTTTCAATGGCTGATTCGACGATGATGTTACTTGTACAACAAGCAATGGACAAAGCACACGAAAAGATCAAAACAAAACACGGTCTCCTCCTCCGTCTCAACGCTATATCCCTCTTCTACGAGCTCGCGGTCTTACAGCTCCAGAGCTGTCTCAATTTCGTGCAACAAGAGACCGATAACCTCGAGAGCAACCACGAGGAAGTGGTTCGCGATCTGAGGAAAATCAAAGACAGGCTTCACCACCGTCTCCTCGAGACCGAGCTAGCTATTCTAGAGAAAGACAGAGAGCTTTTGGAGAGGTCAGAGAACGAAGCGAGCTTGAGAAACGTTTTGGAGAGTAAAGAGACAGAGCTTGTTCACTTGCAAGATCTCGAGAGGAAGAGAAGTAGTTGTAATGAGATAATAGGTGAGGAGTTTTCTGAGCTGAAGAGCTCTGTTGATCATCAGGTGATGAATCTTAGACAAAAGATTGAGACGGAGTACGATGGTTTGGGGAAAGAGGCTGATGATCCTTCAGGTGTTGATATAGATGTTTTGAAAGGGACAATGGATCTTGCTTTTAACAAGATGCATCACGCGATATTCTTGTCTGAACTGGGACCCATTGAACAGAGTTGGAGATGGTCTGTAGAGAGGGAGACAATGGGGTTACTGATAAAAGGTTTCATGAATGGTTTAGAGGAGGAGAAGAAGAGGGTTATGATGGTTGTTAAAGATTATGAATTAGGTTTTAAAGATAAGGTTTGTTTGATTCGTAGAGAGGTGGAATGTTTAGAGTCTCAGATTATTATTCATAGATCATCATCAGCATCTCCTAGAGCAATAACAACAACATCATCTTCAGTAGATTGTGAAGTTGTTAATGACGATAAAGAAGAAGAAGAGGGAGAGGGAGAAGAAGATTCAAGTAACTATCCTGTTTCTAAGTTGATAAAGAGTCATGAATCAATCATTAGGAGGAAGAGCGAAGAGCTTGTTTCTCCTAAGATTGAGTCTATTAAACGCCAGAGGAGTTGCAACAGCTCTAGTTTGAAGAGAACTGTTGATGATATTGTTGCTGGTCTTGATAGCTTGGTGTGTCTCAACACTAAGATGTTTGAATATTTTTGTTATGATGAGGATGATGATAGATGTGATGAAAAAGAAGTTGTAATGGATGATGGTTTGGATGATGTTTGGAAGAAGGTGCAGAAACATAGATCGGTGGCTTGTGAAAATGAGGTAGAGGAGAAAGAAGATGTAGAGATGAAGTTAATGATCTTGGAAGATACTTACTTGACTCTACTCAGAGGTTTGTTAACAGATAATAAAAAGTTGCTTGTGGAACAAGGAAAGAGGGCATGCTTGGATACATCTCTAGTCTTTGATGATTTTGAGATTCTTCGCGAAGATGAGGAGTTCAGACAAGAAGTGGATTGGATTATTGTAAGAGAGTTGCTAAGAGAAGTGTCAGAGACTGTAGAGAATCAAGAAAGGATACAAGCAAACAATAAAAGGTTGCTTGAGAAAGAAGTAAAGAGGGCATGCTTGGATACATCTCTAGTCTTTGATGATTTCGAGATTATTCGTGAAGATGGATTGTTTAGACAAGAAGTGGATTGGATTGTTGTAAGAGAGTTGCTAAGAGAAGTTTCAGAGACTGTAGAGAATCTTAAAAGGATTGAAGCAGAAAATAAAAGGTTGCTTGAGGAACAAGGAAAGAGAGCATGCATGGATATATCTTTAGTCTTTGATGATTTTGATTTCAAGATTCAAGAAAGGTTGAAGATGGCAACTTTAGGGTTACAAAACTTGGAGAAAAATATTGATTCAACGATGGATTATATGGCAGAGTTAAGACGAAAAGAATCTGTTTATAAAACAGCTTTTGTTCTTAGATGTGAGAATCTCATAAAGGCAGAAACTGAGGTAAAACAGTTTGTTATTTTATCATCGGAATTGTTATGAACTGCTTTGATTTGATGTTAAAAACTACAAAAACAAAAAAAAATGTCAGGTTGATCTTCTGGGAGATCAAGTAGATTCTCTTGTGAAGCTTCTGCAGAAAACACTTTGGACATTTCATCAACATCCATTGCTTCTCTGCAATCACTCAGATGTAAGTTAACCTTAAATAGTAGACTGTTTCA
This genomic interval from Brassica oleracea var. oleracea cultivar TO1000 chromosome C2, BOL, whole genome shotgun sequence contains the following:
- the LOC106325004 gene encoding E2F transcription factor-like E2FD isoform X1 translates to MKSLGRQSYSRKEKSLGVLVSNFLRLYNRDDVDLIGLDDAAGKLGVERRRIYDVVNILESIGLVARRGKNQYSWRGFGQVPPVLSLLKEEGMREKFGIIPCVTNSEMVLYDQVREEPLKLSPDDQENSPSPKLDSKKEKSLWVLAQNFVKLFLCSDDDMITLDGATKALLNVSQDPMNMRTKVRRLYDIANVFSSMNLIEKTHIPETKKPAYRWLGAKAISEARFLAAPASLCVRIEPRKRAFGTEITNFTTKRAKTDCSIDRKHYESQNTCSVIKQEQCDSKSAVKRPLSPADTSKKTNAGNSNNQSIDVLENLSSAHTLQYCNHELTGLLGHYTETWRTWHAEFGRK
- the LOC106325004 gene encoding E2F transcription factor-like E2FD isoform X2, which translates into the protein MKSLGRQSYSRKEKSLGVLVSNFLRLYNRDDVDLIGLDDAAGKLGVERRRIYDVVNILESIGLVARRGKNQYSWRGFGQVPPVLSLLKEEGMREKFGIIPCVTNSEMVLYDQVREEPLKLSPDDQENSPSPKLDSKKEKSLWVLAQNFVKLFLCSDDDMITLDGATKALLNVSQDPMNMRTKVRRLYDIANVFSSMNLIEKTHIPETKKPAYRWLGAKAISEARFLAAPASLCVRIEPRKRAFGTEITNFTTKRAKTDCSIDRKHYESQNTCSVIKQEQCDSKSAVKRPLSPADTSKKTNAGNSNNQSIDVLENLSSAHTLQYCNHETWRTWHAEFGRK
- the LOC106321836 gene encoding uncharacterized protein LOC106321836, with translation MAATSARAFMLSRVTDLSRKKLILHQPPPSSPRRFPNRAVSSAVISCLSGGGVSSDDSYVSTRRSKLDRGFAVIANLVNRIQPLDTSVISKSLSDSAKDSMKETISSMLGLLPSDQFSVSVTISEQPLYRLLISSIITGYTLWNAEYRVSLTRNYDILTDPRKEDDQSSKDDVKFGSEKGVSEGLEDCAGELERMSPPQVFGDLSPEALSYIQELQSELTSIKEELDLQKKKALQIECEKGSKNDLLEYLRSLDSEMVAELSQLSSPEVEEIVSQLVQNVMERIFEDQTTSALMQGSVIRTTTEGGGGDGAGRTVDASRDYLAKLLFWCMLLGHHLRGLENRLHLSCVVGLL
- the LOC106326967 gene encoding caffeoylshikimate esterase, which codes for MGLHPVSEANDSSPFGSLSAAEFYSRHSVAHSSAYITNPTGLKLFTQWWTPLHRPPLGLIAVVHGFTGESSWFLQLTSVLFAKSGFLTCAIDHQGHGLSDGLTAHIPNINLIVDDCISFFDDFRSRHSSSLPSFLYSESLGGAIALYITLRQKSQWNGLILSGAMCSISHKFKPPWPLQHLLTLAATLIPTWRVVPTRGTIAGVSFKEPWKRKLAFANPNRTVGKPRAATAYELVRVCEDLQSRFEEVEVPLMIVHGGDDVVCDPSSVEELYMRCKSRDKTKKIYPGMWHQLIGESEENVDLVFGDVLKWITNRSQNDAVNNGSKA
- the LOC106326965 gene encoding centrosomal protein of 135 kDa, producing the protein MKDIMKEVEGKVKFSMADSTMMLLVQQAMDKAHEKIKTKHGLLLRLNAISLFYELAVLQLQSCLNFVQQETDNLESNHEEVVRDLRKIKDRLHHRLLETELAILEKDRELLERSENEASLRNVLESKETELVHLQDLERKRSSCNEIIGEEFSELKSSVDHQVMNLRQKIETEYDGLGKEADDPSGVDIDVLKGTMDLAFNKMHHAIFLSELGPIEQSWRWSVERETMGLLIKGFMNGLEEEKKRVMMVVKDYELGFKDKVCLIRREVECLESQIIIHRSSSASPRAITTTSSSVDCEVVNDDKEEEEGEGEEDSSNYPVSKLIKSHESIIRRKSEELVSPKIESIKRQRSCNSSSLKRTVDDIVAGLDSLVCLNTKMFEYFCYDEDDDRCDEKEVVMDDGLDDVWKKVQKHRSVACENEVEEKEDVEMKLMILEDTYLTLLRGLLTDNKKLLVEQGKRACLDTSLVFDDFEILREDEEFRQEVDWIIVRELLREVSETVENQERIQANNKRLLEEQGKRACMDISLVFDDFDFKIQERLKMATLGLQNLEKNIDSTMDYMAELRRKESVYKTAFVLRCENLIKAETEVDLLGDQVDSLVKLLQKTLWTFHQHPLLLCNHSDISEICKMIKEVLYEDYKAN